In Tachysurus fulvidraco isolate hzauxx_2018 chromosome 1, HZAU_PFXX_2.0, whole genome shotgun sequence, a single window of DNA contains:
- the LOC113656963 gene encoding uncharacterized protein LOC113656963 isoform X2 translates to MMCAVLQVKMCTSCIVPHHLFLFLILMFITVPVSAVTTVKVEFNQTAALPCNRRCFRHVTWTLFNNPDYIVARCDQTTCWPAEGFKISHNQYLKRDLTLTITVADYSKRNIYTCQCDGKDVNDVRLSIKSIISSVQVNPCEDLQLNLHISDQVEVIFKHRNSTDPHGVQICSVCKSSLNCTAEYTQRTSLTNTLLTLRGVKRTDDGDYIVTDTEYNEKLHIYSVTVSDQNKDQECDLPMWALILIAVLLVAALIVIILILRIIYHCNRRGDYIVQRPKNGAGELQSFNGTIKMNLMEN, encoded by the exons atgatgTGTGCAGTGCTTCAGGTGAAGATGTGTACCAGCTGCATTGTTCCTCACcacctctttcttttcctcatcctcatgttcatcacag ttcctGTATCAGCTGTCACTACTGTAAAGGTGGAGTTTAATCAGACTGCTGCTCTGCCCTGTAATCGGAGATGTTTTCGTCATGTCACATGGACCCTGTTCAATAACCCAGATTATATAGTGGCTCGGTGTGATCAGACAACCTGCTGGCCAGCAGAAGGATTTAAAATCTCCCATAATCAGTATCTGAAGAGAGATCTGACCCTCACCATCACTGTAGCTGATTACAGTAAGAGGAACATATACACGTGTCAGTGTGATGGCAAAGATGTTAATGATGTGCGTCTCAGCAtcaagt CCATCATCTCATCAGTTCAGGTGAATCCTTGTGAAGATCTACAGCTGAATTTGCACATATCAGACCAAGTGGAGGTGATCTTTAAACACAGAAATTCAACAGATCCACATGGTGTACagatctgcagtgtgtgtaaaagctcACTAAACTGTACAGCTgaatacacacagagaacatcactcactaacacacttcttACACTGAGAGGAGTAAAGAGGACTGATGATGGAGATTACATCGTCACAGACACAGAGTATAACGAGAAACTTCATATTTACTCAGTAACAGTAAGCG ATCAGAACAAAGATCAGGAGTGTGATCTACCAATGTGGGCGCTCATCCTGATAGCGGTGCTTCTGGTTGCTGCACTGATTGTGATAATCCTGATCCTGAGGATTATATATCACTGTAACCGAAGAGGTGAT tatattgtacagAGGCCCAAGAATGGAGCAGGAGAACTTCAGAGCTTTAATGGCACAATAAAAATGAACCTAATGGAGAACTGA
- the LOC113656963 gene encoding uncharacterized protein LOC113656963 isoform X1, whose translation MMCAVFQLMMCSVFQVMMCSVFQVMMCAVLQVMMCSVFQVMMCAVLQVKMCTSCIVPHHLFLFLILMFITVPVSAVTTVKVEFNQTAALPCNRRCFRHVTWTLFNNPDYIVARCDQTTCWPAEGFKISHNQYLKRDLTLTITVADYSKRNIYTCQCDGKDVNDVRLSIKSIISSVQVNPCEDLQLNLHISDQVEVIFKHRNSTDPHGVQICSVCKSSLNCTAEYTQRTSLTNTLLTLRGVKRTDDGDYIVTDTEYNEKLHIYSVTVSDQNKDQECDLPMWALILIAVLLVAALIVIILILRIIYHCNRRGDYIVQRPKNGAGELQSFNGTIKMNLMEN comes from the exons atgatgtgtgcagtgtttcagttgatgatgtgttcagtgtttcaggtgatgatgtgttcagtgtttcaggtgatgatgtgtgcagtgcttcaggtgatgatgtgttcagtgtttcaggtgatgatgTGTGCAGTGCTTCAGGTGAAGATGTGTACCAGCTGCATTGTTCCTCACcacctctttcttttcctcatcctcatgttcatcacag ttcctGTATCAGCTGTCACTACTGTAAAGGTGGAGTTTAATCAGACTGCTGCTCTGCCCTGTAATCGGAGATGTTTTCGTCATGTCACATGGACCCTGTTCAATAACCCAGATTATATAGTGGCTCGGTGTGATCAGACAACCTGCTGGCCAGCAGAAGGATTTAAAATCTCCCATAATCAGTATCTGAAGAGAGATCTGACCCTCACCATCACTGTAGCTGATTACAGTAAGAGGAACATATACACGTGTCAGTGTGATGGCAAAGATGTTAATGATGTGCGTCTCAGCAtcaagt CCATCATCTCATCAGTTCAGGTGAATCCTTGTGAAGATCTACAGCTGAATTTGCACATATCAGACCAAGTGGAGGTGATCTTTAAACACAGAAATTCAACAGATCCACATGGTGTACagatctgcagtgtgtgtaaaagctcACTAAACTGTACAGCTgaatacacacagagaacatcactcactaacacacttcttACACTGAGAGGAGTAAAGAGGACTGATGATGGAGATTACATCGTCACAGACACAGAGTATAACGAGAAACTTCATATTTACTCAGTAACAGTAAGCG ATCAGAACAAAGATCAGGAGTGTGATCTACCAATGTGGGCGCTCATCCTGATAGCGGTGCTTCTGGTTGCTGCACTGATTGTGATAATCCTGATCCTGAGGATTATATATCACTGTAACCGAAGAGGTGAT tatattgtacagAGGCCCAAGAATGGAGCAGGAGAACTTCAGAGCTTTAATGGCACAATAAAAATGAACCTAATGGAGAACTGA